Below is a genomic region from Prunus persica cultivar Lovell chromosome G3, Prunus_persica_NCBIv2, whole genome shotgun sequence.
ATGAATTAAAAGAATCGACCATTCAGGCAGCTTCAAGTATGGGAAATTATATTGATGCGCCAGTTGACGAGACAGTGTTTGACGTCGAGAAAGAGATTGATGATCTATTGCCGGTTGAGGTGAAAGAACAGCGTCTTAGTAACTTGCTTCAAGCTATACTGGTGGGAGGATGTGTTGCAGCTATGCCCATCCTAAAAAAGATCCCAACTTCAGTCCTTTGGGGCTACTTTGCCTTCATGGCCATTGAAAGCTTACCTGGTAACCAATTTTGGGAAAGGATCTTATTGCTGTTTACTGCTCCAAGTAGAAGATACAAGTAAACCCTCAAATCAAATCTTCTTTCACTTGTTTCATACATGTTTAATTTTCCTTCCTCTTCATGCTTAACATAAATTGCTTTTCATCATCCTGCAGAGTCCTCGAGGAGTATCATGCCACTTTTGTAGAAACTGTGCCTTTCAAATCAATCGGGCTGTTTACAGTTTTCCAAACTCTGTACTTGCTTGTATGTTTTGGGCTTACTTGGGTTCCAATTGCTGGGGTTATGTTTCCATTGATGATCATGCTCTTGGTTCCTGTAAGACAATACGTTCTGCCCAAGTTTTTCAAAGGAGCACATCTTCAAGACTTGGATGCAGCAGAGTATGAAGAGGCTCCTGCTTTACCATTTAACCTTGCAACGGTAAAAGACACTTTCATTCTTTGCATATTCACGTCTGGGCAACATAACATGATAGATTGTCTGAAGATAAAATTTCTTAATCTTAGATATGGATTTTAATGGTTGAAAGTTAACTCATTcattttgtgtttgatgtGCTCCAAAATAACAGGAGGCAGAGCTGGGAGCTGGAGCATCCTATGCAGGGGATGCAGAGATATTAGATGAGGTTATGACCAGAAGCCGAGGTGAGTTTAGACATGTTAGCAGTCCAAGGATCACAAGCTCTACTTCAACACCAGGAAATGCCCCTAAAATCCTCGGGAGCCCACATTCCTCCTTCAGTCCTCGTGTGAATGAGCTAAGAGGAGAGCGAAGTCCTCGTTCCGGTGGAAGAGGGCCAAACAGTCCAAGGACACCCGGATCTTCTTCAATTCTGGGCAAGAGTCCTAGTGACAACACAACATCATGATACCTGTGTATTTCGGCAAACCTTTAATTAAGAAGTTTTAGACGGCTTTGATCACCATTTTCATTCCACCggtttgctttgttttctttagttTGGCTTCTTTGTAAAAAAAggttttccttttgctttccCAGGTGGGAATGGTAATCATAGCACATTAGCATTGTGTTTATTTCTTGTAACATTAATTATACCAGTGAATGTCTTCGATCTGACTCATGTACGTTCCTCCCTCATCAATCGAAAATGCCATAATTTATCTGTTGCTTTCACTTGCCTCATACACACGAACAATGGGTGATGCATGTGTGATCAAACCTCCACTTCCTATACGTATGTATGTGTATTTGAAAATATACAAATCTGCTctgtttgaagttgaactacATATGCTACAGCATTCTTCTTGCCTCTAGGGAGTGTTAGGAAGAATCACACAATGCTTCTAAATCGCATATTCTCAGCGAATCATCGTCGCCATTTACATGTTGGGGTTCACGTTGATCTCATTTCGTTTTCTTTTGCTTACGAATTGGACTGAGGGCATATAAGAATTGGACTGAGGGCATATAAGAAAAAGATCGTGCAGTGGCATggtctttgtttctttggtaGATAGAAACACATGTTGTATCTGGAATTTAACGCAAGAGTGGGAGATGGGTTTGGTAGTGAATATAGGCCCAATAATATTCGAATGtttaaatatttcaatttattatatttgaagagtacagccgcgcggctatactatttaaatattccaCGTGCAAATCCTTACATTACTCACTCCTTGGCAGCCCCTTGACCAAAAATTCCAGTTTCCCACACGCAGTTTCCAATATAAACTTTCTtacgtgtttttttttgtctggCTGAGAAGTCTACCTTCAATTCATTTCACACCACAATTCACCCCTTGATATATCTGTCTCTCTCGCTTTCTCTACCACATAATCTATTCCATGTCCAGTTTGTGATAGGAAGAAAGTTTCATTAATTTGCCTTTGTCTTTCTCATAGTAATGGGAAACCTTCATGAATCATGACCCACCCTCTctcataattattattaagtATAAGATTTTAAGTTGAATTTCGAATACATGCCATTACTTgcaaaatatttgattttgttatatttaaaaagtcTAACCGCGTGgctatattctttaaatattcgaatttatttaatcttttttataGGTATTATCACCGAGCTAATCTGTTCCTTGAAATAGTTTGGAACTTAACTGTCAACTCAAAGAAAAAGTAGAggccaaaaattgaaaaagaaagtaagttCGATTCAATGGAAAAACTCTGGAGAGATACAAAGCACGATGATGAATTGAAGAACTCTATAAAAACTCGAGAGTATCGCCGGGTGgctatatattatttttgacacgtggatGCCTAATCTCTAGGTAggtcctctttttttatttttataaataggatAGCCGCCTAGCTATACTggggtttttttattaaaaaaaatagccGAACaactctttatatatatatatatatatatatatactggcattctttttttctttttcttttttgaaattatgtGATTTTCGTTTATCGATGAGTGTAGTTTAGATAATTATATACtctttgtatatataatagCAACCATATTGGCTTCACTGTCAATATGATGAATAGAAAGTTGATCAAATCAAAGTGCAAGAACAAGTGCTAAATGTGTCAAGTAATACGTAAACCGCTTTTGACCGAAAAAGTAATAGCAATGTTAGGCATATTTATTAAAGAGGTGGTACACAATGTGGTGTATAGATGTGGACATTTTTATAATCTTATATAGGGCCAACTGGAATGGGTGGGTGGGTTTCAGAAAGTGAAGTAAGAGAATAAAAACAGAACCCAATTCCTCGTCATCGTTGATACATAACAGCATCTTATCTTTTGTAACTACATTTATTTACTAGAGCCAATTTAGTTTCTTGTCCTTGGAGAGTGAGTCAATATTTGGCAACTCAACAATCTTATCTTTTGCATCATAGAGATATTGTGTCAAATTAGAGCAAAGCATATTTGTAATCGTAATCAAACTTATTTTTCTGCATCAACTgttatcggattcaagtgattttttgtagggatgatctttgaatgagtatctacaaaatagacggtttggattagtgaaatacaatccggagtggggcctacaaggagtgtccctcaaataagcttatttgagggatgcCTCAATGGAaactctctgtatatatatatatatatatatatatatatgttacacCCAATGAACAGTTACAGAGACAGCCTGAGATCTAAATTATTACCTTGTTTACAAATTTCTGTGTTACAGCAGCCTCTGCTTTGAGCATTATTAGTAGTGCTAATCCCAGATATCACGTGTGGGATTTTGAACTCATGACGAGCCTCTTCTTCAATTAAATCTTCAGGTTGAAATGATGGCTTCCAAACGTCAGCTATgaccttctcttcctcttcctccacttttttcttcttcttcttgtttgatcTGTTGTCATTAATTTCTTCCCGTTTCAATATTACATTCGAACCATTCATCAATCGGTGACGAGCTTCCCGGACGTTGTTGATAAGAGCAAAGAACTTCTcaatcttctcttcttcatcatcagcttcagcagcagcagcatcaaCGTCATTGCTAatgatcatcttcctcttcttgctCTCATGGGTCTCCATGTGATACTCGTTTGGAGAGGGCCAAACCTTAAAGAAAGGGTAGTTTAAGTCAGAAAGGTACAcagaaatattaaaatttgcaGTTAATCAATTTATGGGTTGCTTCCACGCTCCTTCGTTGCTTGGCAGAGTCCCCGTGAAGtgatacataaatatcaagtcaAGTTGATGATGCAAGGTTGTATCATTATTATTCGTTTCTTTCACGGGACCCAAATGCCAACCTTGCCTAGTTCcctctcaaaagaaaataaaaaataaaaaagcgaAGTTAGGTCGGTCACGTGTGAAGTATTTTCCCCCACCtgctttattttttcactcattctatttttaaaattttaaagataaatctacttctttgtaaaatgacttaCGAGGACAACTCGCTCAATCTCTCCCACACGCACCCACacctatattttcttttttcttttttttttggttcgaAATCCACACCAATCTTCATACCCAAcccaccaaacaaaacaaaatcaacatcTTTCTCTCCCTACGTTCGTCAAAAATTAAGAACCAGAAGAAACCCTAAACTTGCAAACTCATAAccccaattttattttcagtcACACATAAtacaattgtttttctttcttctctaacTCTAAAGCTCAAGTAGTCCCATAATTACATTGACTTTGAGCTTTTGAAAAACTCTAAAATTGACAGAAACTCATGgccatttccttttcttcctttgtctctttctttccttttaatttcaaactcaaataaCACCTCTATTATTTGAAGAAGGAGAGTTAAATGTTTGTAAGGTCATGATGTTGATTGTTGGGTTTTCGCTAGAGGAGAAAGTTGGGGTGGGAATTGGCTAAttgaagaattttttattattgttttttacagaaatttttttaaaaattataatagcaAATATGAAAATACAATTAAAGGATATTTTAGAAATAATGATAGAtgaaaagataaatttatgtttattcAATTTTATGGATGAGAAGATAAGATTAATGAGAAAATAAGACAAAATGGTAGAAATAGCATCACTCTTTCATAACTGTTTACGTTTTGTTAAAGTTAAAGATAGGGTAGGGGGTCCGGAAATGGAAAATGGCCAAAAAAAGAATGGGGGGGGATGGGATGGGCCAAGGGGCGAAAACGAAGCCTCCTATCTTAGCTTTTGTAAATTTCGTGGAAGGACGTGTCGCATCATCACAATTTGCTGTGAAATAATAAACAGCTTAATTGCCACTTTTGTCCTTTTCTTATCCAATCAGATTCTCCTGCGCTCTGCGTGTTGCGATGCTTTGCTtccataaaaaatatatgagaaagAAATAAGTGATAATTAGATTTCATTGAATTTGActaaaaagcaaaaatcaTGAGAACCCAGTTAACCCAAAACCcagaacagaagaaaaaattgttaCTCGACTTGGTAATTTCCGATGTACATGCAATTCGCAAAGCAAGCACACAAAACAACACAAGTAGCTATAAGCTAGAGGGCAAGTTTAAGGTCCAAAGACCCCAAACCATTATCTTGTGTTTCTAAATTCCTAGTGttagaaggaggaggaggaggaggaggaggaggaagagggaaGTGTAACTTAAACTCTGTGCCAAAATCCTCCAACTCAAAAGATGGCACccaacctcctcctcctcctccggcAGCAGATGGCTCTTCACGATCATCATCACCCATTGTcgcctttcttctctttttgtcCTTGATGctgatgttgttgttgttatcgtcgtcgtcgtcttcTTCATCCTCATTGCATGCAAATGGCAGCTTTCTTGATCGCAGACGATTACGAGCATCGTGATAGTTTCGAATCAACGAATAAAACTTCTCCATCTTCATCTCCTcgctctcttcttcttcttcttcttgatgaTCTACTGGATGTTTACAGCTGCTGGTATCCACATGATCATCAATCTTCTCATCTTCCATGCTTAATTATTAATTGGTTTGTTTCAACTTTTGATGACTAGCTAGTCtctgcctgcctgcctgcctgcctgcctcTTAgacttgtttatatatatatatataaatgtaagTTTCTCAAAAAGTCACAGGTTTTGGTAAGATGACATAATGTTGTTGATGTCACCAAAAATCATCACCACTGATTTCGTGAGGTGTACACTTTAAAAGTCGAAAGACGAAATTACCCCACCGGCCCAAGCCGACCACCCCtatttggaatttggatgGAAGCAAGTAATGGATAGAATGGTAAAATACCATTATAGAGAATACAAGGCCGACTGAAGCAATGACGTCATCATCACCGTAGGTGTTATATTCTTGTAGcactgtttcttttcttttttgggttgggtGGTTGTTGGGTTGAGTGGACCGTGGtggatgctgctgctgcatgTGACGTAGGTTGGCTGACGTCTGAGGGCGCTGCCTTGCGTTTCATTTTTgacatttgatttgaatttgataaaaatatgGCCCCCcactcctctcctctcctctcctcatttgtatttttcgaACACGTTTTTTATTCATTAACattgtgattttattttgacCACCCATTCGACTTTTGGTAGCAGGAAGGAACAAACAATGTCAATAGTCATACATACTCTTCGGTCCAACTCATACTGCTAATACATAGAAAGTGAAACTAAAAGTAATTTCGTGCTTCACGAACTAAAAGTTAAACTAAAGTGTCGGTGTGGGTGACAAGAAATCAATCACTGCACAAACGAAGTTGAGATTGGCAACTAATTCTATTCCTACTAATAACAATATGACATTGTGATGTAGAAGTTTTTCTTACCGTGATTCGCAGAACTTTATAGGAAAGGAGTTAAAAAGCATccttaatattatattttgaaaGGATGACGCCTCTAGTGGGCTTTACACATAACATAACAATATAACATTTACCCATTCCTTAGAAAACACAAGATAACCTAATAATTCTATCCAGCTCTCACCTGAAAAGGTTATAGACTTAGAGACAGTCTTAATAAACTTTTCACATGCATATGCTATGATTATAATAGCGTACCTGAGCATTTTGGCGTCTTATGAATCATATAATATagtttttgtggaaaataatGGGGAGAATATATTTTCTCATTATGTGTTGTTTACAAGATTACAtaggtatatatgtataagctGGGGAAGGCTAATATCCACTAGCCAGATTAAGAACCATTGGTTAGTCTAAGAGCTGTTGGCCAACACACCACAACCTTAACTTTAACCCCTAATTATAGGAAAACTCTAGTTACTAGTAACAAGATCAAATCCCCTAAATTAATTATAGGAAAACTCTAGTTACAAGTAACAAGATCAAATCCCCTAAATTAATGACGTGTAAATCAATCAAAGCTAGCAACCACCAAGCTAATCACATCTATCAGCTACCAATACTTCCAATACTCCCCCTCAAGCTGGATCAAGGGGATTAATTGATCCAAGCTTGGAGAGCAAGCGTTGAAACGGAGTGGAAGCAAAAGACTTGGTGAAAACATCAGCAAGTTGATCATGGCTCCGAGTGAATGTGGTTTGAATTACCTTAGACTGAACTTGTTCACGAACATAGTAATTGTCAACTTCAATGTGTTTGGTGCATTCATGGAACACGGGATTGGAGGCAATATGCATAGCTGCTTGATTGTCACAAAAAAGAGACATAGGTTTGTTGCTCAAAAAACCCAAGTATGAGATAAGACCCTTGAGCCAAATGGGTTCACATGCAGTGGAAGTCATGGCTCTATACTCAGCTTCGACACTTGAGTGAGCAATTACATTTTGCGTTTTGCTCTTCCATGTCACGATGTTTCCTCCAACAAACGTGTAATAGCCAGTAGTTGATTTTCTATCAATAGCATTCCCTGCCCAGTCAGCATCGGTGCATGCCATGATTTGAGTAtgaccattgttcttcatgaTAATTCCCTGACCAATGGAGCCCTTGAGGTATCTTAGAATCCTTTTAACAACATTTAAATGAGCCTCAGTGGGTGCATGCATGAATTGGCTTACAAGACTGACGGCATAAGTTATATCCGGTCTAGTAATGGTGAGATATATAAGCTTACCCACCAGTCTTTGGTAGTAACTTTTATCACTAAAAGGCTCTCCTTCCAAGTCCAACTTCTATTTGCTATCAAGAGGGTATGAGATGGTTTGCAATCTATCATCTTCACTTCTTGAAGCAAGTCAATCACATCTTTCCGTTGACTTAAAAATAGTCCATTGGGAGAAGTAGCCATTTCAATCCCAATGAAGTATTTTAACACTCCTAAGTCTTTAATGGCAAATTTTTGATGAAGAGAATGCTTAAGAGTGTTAATCTCATCAATATTATCACCTGTGATGatgatatcatcaacatagattagaACAACTAATTTGCCAACTGATCCAGTTCGAACAAACAAGGATGCATAAGCATGACTTCTCTTGAAACCAAACTTTTCAAGTACAGAGCTCAACTTGGCATACTAGGCACGTGGAGATTGTTTCAATCTATAAATGGATTTGTGAAGCTTGCAAACCATACTTGAATTCTGTGCCTATGGATGACCAGGAGGTAATTGCATGTAAACTTCCTCTTCAAGGTCTCCATGCAAAAAAGCATTTTTTACATCCATTTGGTACAACGGCCACTCATGATTAACTGCAACAGATAACAAAATCCTCACTGTACTCATCTTAGCCACGGGAGCAAATGTCTCCTTATAATCAACTCCAAACGTTTGAGTAAAACCGCGAGCCACCAACCTTGCCTTGTGTCTTTCAATTGAACCATCAGAATTAAACTTGGTTTTGTAGATCCACCTACTGCCTACCACCTTCTTTCCCTTTGGAAGCTGGACTACACTCCAGGTTTTATTTTCATCCAAAGCCTTGAGTTCTTCTTCCATGGCTAGCCTCCAAACATCTTGAAGATTGGCTTCTTGAAAATTCCTTGGTTCACTTTCATTTGACAATTTATTGAGAAAAGCTACATGGGAGTGAGAGACTTTGGAGTAATTTACAAACTTGTGAATTGGGTACCTTACATTGAATGTTACATAGTCTTGTAGCCTTGATGGTGGATGTCTATCTCGAGTTGGATTCCTCCGAGGTTGAGCTGGGATCACAGTAGGTTTAGCTCCACTCTCTTCTATAGATGATGTGTCATTGTCATGAGGAACAACTTGTGCTTCGGAGGCTTCAGTTTCATCTCCAATAATCACGTTGTCAATATTGGTTGCATAAGAGTCACTGTTGTGAGGTACTGAATGAACACAATCACTTGTTTTGACTTCAGTGTTTTCTTGCAGTGCACAGAACAGAAGATATGGAAAgtcattaaagaaaacaaagatctTGATCTTCCTGCTCACGAGGTAAAACTGTGAATATATTCACTTACGCTATTCATGTATATGCATATTGTTTTGAATAAGCTATCTTTTATTCCATCCATTGTAGGTCATGGTGGTTACTGTACGTTGTAAAAAGATTGCCAATGAGAAGTATGCTGATATTTCAGGAAATGAGGTACCTGTTTTTCATATAGTGCTATGTTTTCCATCTTAAATTTTTGTTGATGTTGTAACTTCGGTGGCCCTTGAACTCCTAAATTATCTCAGTTCAATCTTTGATACTTGTCTATCAGAGTAAGTATCTTCATCTGGTTTGTCAGCGTCAAAGCTATAGGATATGATTTGATCTAATGAGAGAGAAGTTCTGTAACTGACTCGTGAAGATCGTCTTAATTGAGTGGCATGCACTTTAGGTGAAGACATCTAAAATTCACTATGATGGTGTAAGGGTCTTGTATTTCCAACTTGCCTCTATGTTCTGGATTAGTGTATTTATGATGTGCAAGACTCTTAAGTCCGCCTAATTTCAAGTCAACTGGAAGATCTAAGT
It encodes:
- the LOC18788089 gene encoding uncharacterized protein LOC18788089, with amino-acid sequence METHESKKRKMIISNDVDAAAAEADDEEEKIEKFFALINNVREARHRLMNGSNVILKREEINDNRSNKKKKKKVEEEEEKVIADVWKPSFQPEDLIEEEARHEFKIPHVISGISTTNNAQSRGCCNTEICKQGNNLDLRLSL